One Mycolicibacterium crocinum DNA window includes the following coding sequences:
- a CDS encoding FAD-dependent monooxygenase produces the protein MRVLISGASIAGPVLAYWLTRRGFDVTVVERAPALRKTGGHAVDLFRPAMEISERMGVIDQVQARATGTTRMILQRTNGRPPVNVDYLKLVGVISDRHVEIMRDDLSQIYYDARRDDVEYLFGDQITAIADDGTVDFAHSAQRRYDVIVGADGLHSGVRQLVFGPDAGHTRFLGGYLAVLSVPKELARDGEMTNFLDVKRWAAIYTADHLDDARAVFLLRPDRPLEYHHRDDDRQRTLLRTAFTGLSPTVDRWLAELDGPGSFYFDSITQLELTSWSRGRVTLVGDAGYCPGPAVGGSTSLAVLGAYVLAGELERAGGDYAAAFAAYEAVMADPVRHSRAFARTVAKSLVPRSELGVWALVTAGRALDALPAGLTRAAAKLNSKGVRLYDAMSYPDYRTPASAID, from the coding sequence TGCGTAAGACCGGCGGCCACGCCGTCGATCTATTCCGCCCGGCCATGGAGATCTCCGAACGCATGGGCGTCATCGACCAGGTCCAAGCCCGGGCCACCGGCACCACCCGGATGATCCTGCAGCGCACCAACGGGCGGCCGCCGGTGAACGTCGACTACCTGAAACTGGTCGGCGTCATCTCCGACCGTCACGTCGAGATCATGCGCGACGACCTCAGCCAGATCTACTACGACGCCAGACGCGACGACGTCGAGTATCTGTTCGGTGACCAGATCACCGCGATCGCCGACGACGGCACCGTCGACTTCGCCCACTCGGCGCAGCGGCGCTACGACGTCATCGTCGGAGCGGATGGTCTGCACTCGGGGGTGCGGCAGCTGGTCTTCGGTCCTGACGCCGGGCACACCCGTTTCCTCGGCGGCTACCTCGCCGTGCTGTCGGTGCCCAAAGAGCTTGCGCGCGACGGCGAAATGACGAACTTCCTCGACGTGAAACGGTGGGCAGCGATCTACACCGCCGACCACCTCGACGATGCCCGCGCGGTCTTCCTGCTCCGCCCCGATCGGCCGCTGGAGTACCACCATCGCGATGACGACCGCCAGCGCACCCTGCTGCGCACGGCGTTCACCGGCCTGAGCCCGACCGTCGATCGCTGGCTCGCCGAACTCGACGGTCCGGGCAGCTTCTACTTCGACTCGATCACCCAACTGGAGTTGACCAGCTGGTCGCGCGGCCGCGTCACCCTGGTCGGCGATGCCGGGTACTGCCCGGGGCCCGCTGTCGGTGGCAGCACCAGCCTGGCCGTGCTCGGTGCCTACGTACTGGCCGGTGAACTCGAACGGGCCGGCGGCGATTACGCCGCGGCCTTCGCCGCGTACGAGGCGGTGATGGCCGACCCGGTGCGGCACAGTCGCGCGTTCGCGCGCACGGTCGCCAAATCCCTCGTTCCGCGTTCGGAGCTCGGGGTGTGGGCGCTGGTGACCGCGGGCCGGGCGCTCGACGCCCTGCCGGCCGGATTGACCAGGGCTGCCGCGAAGCTCAACAGCAAGGGCGTGCGGTTGTACGACGCCATGAGTTACCCCGACTACCGGACGCCCGCCTCTGCTATTGATTGA
- a CDS encoding alpha/beta hydrolase domain-containing protein: MVPNTDPVITAVPGRPNLVLGAYDLATLGYRADEFFVSGTATSYASPTTAEYGTRIVALRPIDDADWNGTAIVEWLNVSGGIDAPAVWLMAHREIARAGYAYVVVSAQKVGVEGGLSLVGDASLKKLDPQRYSDLRHPGDAYSYDIFTQVGRAVRDGGIDGLAPEVVLAAGESQSATFLTTYVNDVDPDVAVYDGFLIHSRFGSAAPLDGTSLLDETGEFHTRPVPFRADLRVPVLTVITETDLLDSRLLGYRHARVPDTEHLRVWEISGAAHADNYTIKVGFIDTGDVPLDQLVAAYAPTNDLMGQQLPHFINFAPQHHYVLQAAVAQLHTWVRSGRPAPSAPRIELTDTEPVDIVLDANGLATGGLRTPWVDAPTARTSGASAAGDNVLLAIFGSGEPFDAETLAALYPDGRAEYLQRFTAALDEAITAGFLLAADRAEILELAAATGP; the protein is encoded by the coding sequence ATGGTGCCGAACACTGATCCCGTCATCACCGCAGTCCCGGGACGACCGAACCTGGTACTCGGGGCTTACGACTTGGCGACGCTCGGCTACCGCGCCGACGAGTTCTTCGTCTCCGGTACTGCAACCTCGTACGCATCGCCGACAACCGCGGAGTACGGCACTCGCATCGTGGCCCTGCGACCGATCGACGACGCCGACTGGAATGGGACGGCGATCGTCGAGTGGCTCAACGTCAGCGGGGGTATCGACGCGCCTGCCGTCTGGCTCATGGCGCACCGGGAGATCGCTCGTGCCGGGTACGCGTACGTTGTCGTCTCCGCGCAAAAAGTCGGGGTTGAGGGCGGCCTCAGCCTGGTCGGCGATGCTTCCCTGAAAAAGCTGGATCCGCAACGGTATTCAGATCTGCGCCATCCGGGCGACGCGTACTCCTATGACATCTTCACCCAGGTCGGGCGGGCTGTGCGCGACGGTGGGATCGACGGCCTGGCACCGGAGGTCGTGCTGGCCGCCGGGGAATCGCAGTCGGCCACCTTCCTGACCACCTACGTCAACGACGTCGACCCGGACGTTGCGGTGTACGACGGGTTCCTCATCCACTCCCGGTTCGGGTCGGCGGCGCCGCTGGACGGGACGTCACTTCTCGACGAGACCGGGGAGTTCCACACCCGGCCGGTGCCGTTCCGCGCCGACCTGCGCGTGCCGGTACTTACCGTGATCACCGAGACCGATCTGCTCGACTCGCGACTACTGGGCTACCGCCACGCCCGCGTTCCGGACACCGAGCATCTTCGGGTCTGGGAGATCTCCGGTGCCGCGCACGCCGACAACTACACGATCAAGGTGGGGTTCATCGACACCGGCGACGTGCCGCTCGATCAGCTCGTGGCGGCCTATGCGCCGACCAACGACCTGATGGGCCAGCAGCTGCCGCATTTCATCAATTTCGCTCCGCAGCACCATTACGTCCTGCAAGCCGCGGTCGCACAGTTGCACACCTGGGTGCGTAGCGGACGGCCCGCGCCGAGCGCACCCCGGATCGAGCTGACCGACACCGAGCCGGTCGACATCGTGCTCGATGCGAACGGTCTGGCTACCGGCGGCCTGCGCACACCCTGGGTGGACGCCCCCACCGCCCGGACATCCGGGGCCAGCGCCGCCGGCGACAACGTGCTGCTCGCGATCTTCGGGTCGGGCGAGCCGTTCGACGCCGAGACGCTGGCCGCGTTGTACCCGGACGGGCGGGCCGAATACCTGCAGCGGTTCACCGCGGCGCTGGACGAGGCGATCACCGCAGGCTTCCTCCTGGCGGCCGACCGCGCGGAGATCCTCGAACTCGCCGCGGCGACCGGCCCGTAA
- the ttfA gene encoding trehalose monomycolate transport factor TtfA — protein sequence MVPFWFTLSALCFVGAAVLLYVDIGRRRGLGRRRKSWARSHGFDFEPESAEIIDRWKRGVMSTVGDVTARNVVLGQIRGEAVYIFDLEDVATVIALHRKVGTNVVMDLRLKGIAEPRESDVWLLGAIGPRMVYSTNLDAARRACDRRMVTFAHTAPDCAEIMWNEQNWTLVSMPISSTRAQWDEGLRTVRQFNDLLRVLPPTVQPALTQSPGRRNASPGRPLAPAGRRELPPGHVDAPPPLRPQQPRNGTQAPNYQR from the coding sequence ATGGTTCCGTTCTGGTTCACGCTGTCCGCGCTCTGCTTCGTGGGTGCGGCGGTGCTGTTGTACGTCGACATCGGCCGTCGGCGTGGTTTGGGCCGCCGCCGTAAATCCTGGGCGCGGTCGCACGGGTTCGACTTCGAACCCGAGTCCGCCGAGATCATCGACCGCTGGAAGCGCGGGGTGATGTCCACCGTCGGCGATGTCACCGCACGTAACGTCGTGCTCGGGCAGATCCGCGGTGAGGCGGTGTACATCTTCGACCTCGAAGATGTCGCCACCGTGATCGCGCTGCACCGCAAGGTCGGCACCAACGTGGTGATGGATCTGCGGCTCAAAGGCATCGCGGAGCCGCGGGAGAGCGACGTCTGGCTGCTGGGCGCCATTGGTCCGCGGATGGTCTACTCGACTAACCTCGACGCCGCCCGCCGGGCCTGCGATCGCCGGATGGTGACGTTCGCCCACACGGCTCCCGATTGCGCCGAGATCATGTGGAACGAACAGAACTGGACGTTGGTCTCCATGCCGATCTCGTCCACCCGGGCCCAGTGGGACGAAGGCCTGCGCACCGTGCGGCAGTTCAACGACTTACTGCGGGTGCTACCCCCGACCGTGCAGCCGGCGCTCACCCAGTCTCCCGGCCGTCGCAACGCCTCCCCGGGCCGCCCGCTGGCGCCCGCGGGCCGTCGCGAGCTGCCGCCGGGACACGTCGACGCTCCGCCGCCGCTGCGCCCGCAGCAGCCACGGAACGGCACACAGGCTCCCAACTACCAGCGCTGA
- a CDS encoding SDR family NAD(P)-dependent oxidoreductase: MPRPVALITGPTAGLGAGYARRYARDGYDLVLVARTVERLDDLAAELRAANGVDVEVLAADLTEAADREKVADRLAAGVQVLVNNAGFGTSGEFWTADPNQLQAQLDVNVTAVMHFTRAALPPMIEAGSGTVINIASVAGLLPGRGSTYSASKAWVVSFTEGLANGLEGTGVSVHAVCPGFVHTEFHERAGIDMKSIPNILWLNVDDVVAESLADVAKGKVISIPGLQYKVLTSAGRLVPRGLVRAVNKTMGRGRGRT, encoded by the coding sequence GTGCCCCGTCCCGTCGCCCTGATCACCGGCCCCACCGCGGGCCTTGGTGCGGGCTATGCCCGCAGGTATGCGCGCGACGGGTACGACCTCGTTCTGGTCGCCCGCACCGTGGAACGGCTCGACGACCTCGCCGCCGAGCTGAGGGCCGCCAACGGTGTCGACGTCGAGGTGCTGGCCGCCGACCTCACTGAGGCAGCCGACCGCGAGAAGGTCGCCGATCGGTTGGCCGCCGGGGTCCAGGTGTTGGTCAACAATGCGGGGTTCGGGACGTCCGGCGAGTTCTGGACCGCCGACCCCAACCAGCTGCAGGCCCAGCTCGACGTCAATGTCACCGCCGTCATGCACTTCACCCGTGCGGCGCTACCGCCGATGATCGAGGCGGGCTCGGGCACAGTGATCAACATCGCCAGCGTCGCCGGGCTTCTGCCGGGACGCGGGTCCACCTACTCGGCGTCGAAGGCCTGGGTGGTGTCGTTCACCGAAGGCCTGGCCAACGGCCTGGAGGGCACCGGCGTGAGCGTCCACGCCGTCTGCCCGGGATTCGTGCACACCGAGTTTCACGAACGGGCCGGCATCGACATGAAGTCGATTCCGAACATTCTGTGGCTCAACGTCGACGATGTTGTCGCCGAGAGCCTGGCCGATGTGGCCAAGGGCAAGGTCATCAGCATTCCCGGCCTGCAGTACAAGGTTCTGACCTCGGCCGGCCGGCTGGTTCCGCGGGGGCTGGTCCGCGCGGTCAACAAAACGATGGGACGAGGCCGTGGGCGCACCTGA
- the pyrE gene encoding orotate phosphoribosyltransferase, whose amino-acid sequence MGAPELNVTERAELAELVRQLSVVFGRVTLSSGKEADYYVDLRRATLHHRAAPLIGRLVRELTADWDYTAVGGLTMGADPVASAVMHAPGRPIDAFVVRKAVKSHGMQRLIEGAEVSGQRVLVVEDTSTTGGSALTAVNSVREAGGIVVGVATVVDRSTGAAEAIEAEGIPYRSVLGLSDLGLPES is encoded by the coding sequence GTGGGCGCACCTGAACTCAACGTCACCGAACGCGCCGAGCTCGCCGAGCTGGTGCGCCAGCTGTCGGTGGTGTTCGGCCGCGTCACGCTGTCGTCGGGCAAGGAGGCCGACTACTACGTCGACTTGCGGCGCGCCACACTGCATCACCGGGCAGCCCCGCTGATCGGCCGGTTGGTGCGCGAGCTCACGGCAGACTGGGACTACACCGCAGTTGGCGGGCTGACCATGGGGGCCGACCCGGTGGCCAGTGCCGTCATGCACGCGCCGGGTCGCCCGATCGACGCCTTCGTGGTGCGCAAAGCAGTGAAAAGCCATGGCATGCAACGGCTCATCGAAGGCGCCGAGGTATCGGGTCAGCGGGTGCTGGTGGTCGAGGACACCAGCACCACCGGCGGTTCGGCGCTGACCGCCGTGAACTCGGTGCGTGAGGCAGGCGGAATCGTGGTGGGTGTCGCGACTGTGGTGGACCGGTCCACCGGGGCGGCCGAGGCGATCGAAGCCGAGGGTATTCCCTACCGAAGTGTGCTGGGTCTGTCAGACCTGGGCTTGCCCGAATCCTGA
- a CDS encoding putative bifunctional diguanylate cyclase/phosphodiesterase, with amino-acid sequence MTTPNETGTADSLENLVTHVATQLMAVDAATSPKVSQEVLGQLVQSFGVDVSFLRYNDHSVRATRLIAEWPLRPFIPDPDPLGVVYFADADPVFAAAEHAKEPVFFRPDPIPEDDYQRLVEEGTGMALTSMASVPLLSGDTTTGCIGFIKFGIKDWTPEELNALKAIASLFAQVQARVVAEDQLRYLAEHDDLTGLHNRRALLAHLDERLRAGQPGPVAVLFLDLDRLKAINDYLGHHAGDWFIQAFAERLREESGESDVIARLGGDEFVIVPAGPVDAETAEALAHRLQEALRDRVTIGGEMLTRTVSAGVALGVPGRDTTSDLLRRADQAVLNAKNAGGNKIAVFTDEMSLKSEFRNDIELHLQGVIDTGSLLLHYLPEVDMRTGEILATEALVRWQHPTRGLLLPDSFIHVAESINLAGDLGRWVMRAACEQFSIWQASGIGKNAVIRINVSPVQLVADGFVESVAETIAEFGLDGKSVCLEITESVVVQDIETTRITLAGLKEVGVQIAIDDFGTGYSVLTHLKSLPVDTLKIDKSFVLDLGTNPEDLAIIRAVIALAEAFNLELVAEGVESPTAAMTLLQHGCHRAQGFLLSRPIPADAMAELFAKGVIPVDFAAQSRN; translated from the coding sequence ATGACCACACCTAACGAGACCGGGACTGCTGACAGCCTGGAGAATCTCGTCACGCATGTCGCGACGCAGCTGATGGCTGTCGACGCCGCGACATCACCGAAGGTTTCGCAAGAGGTTCTCGGCCAATTGGTGCAATCCTTCGGGGTCGACGTCAGCTTCCTGCGCTACAACGATCACAGCGTCCGCGCGACGCGCCTGATCGCCGAGTGGCCCCTTCGACCGTTCATCCCGGATCCCGATCCCTTGGGTGTCGTCTACTTCGCCGACGCCGACCCGGTTTTCGCTGCCGCCGAGCACGCGAAGGAGCCGGTGTTCTTCCGTCCCGATCCGATCCCGGAAGACGATTACCAACGCCTCGTCGAAGAGGGCACGGGCATGGCGTTGACGTCGATGGCATCGGTCCCGCTGCTGTCCGGCGACACCACGACGGGCTGCATCGGATTCATCAAGTTCGGCATCAAGGACTGGACACCCGAAGAGCTCAATGCGCTCAAGGCAATTGCGTCGTTGTTCGCCCAAGTACAGGCGCGCGTGGTCGCCGAGGACCAGCTGCGCTACCTCGCCGAGCACGACGACCTGACCGGTCTGCACAACCGCCGGGCACTGTTGGCTCACCTCGACGAGCGGTTGCGCGCCGGGCAGCCAGGTCCGGTCGCGGTGTTGTTCCTCGACCTCGACCGGCTCAAAGCCATCAACGACTACCTCGGCCATCATGCCGGTGATTGGTTCATCCAGGCGTTCGCCGAACGGCTGCGTGAGGAATCCGGTGAAAGCGACGTGATCGCCCGCCTCGGTGGTGACGAGTTCGTGATTGTGCCTGCCGGTCCGGTGGACGCCGAAACCGCCGAGGCACTCGCCCATCGGCTGCAGGAGGCGCTACGCGACCGGGTGACGATCGGTGGAGAGATGCTCACCCGCACGGTCAGTGCCGGTGTCGCATTGGGTGTTCCGGGCCGCGACACCACTTCGGATCTTCTGCGTCGTGCCGACCAGGCGGTGCTGAATGCCAAGAACGCCGGCGGCAACAAGATCGCGGTCTTCACCGACGAGATGTCGCTGAAGAGCGAGTTCCGCAATGACATCGAGCTGCATCTGCAGGGAGTGATCGACACGGGGTCGTTGCTCCTGCACTATCTGCCCGAGGTCGACATGCGCACAGGGGAGATCCTGGCGACCGAGGCGCTGGTGCGCTGGCAGCACCCGACCCGTGGCCTGCTGCTACCGGACTCGTTCATCCACGTCGCCGAATCCATCAATCTGGCAGGCGACCTCGGCCGCTGGGTGATGCGCGCCGCATGTGAGCAGTTCAGCATCTGGCAGGCAAGCGGCATCGGCAAGAATGCGGTCATCCGCATCAACGTGTCCCCCGTGCAACTGGTCGCCGACGGATTCGTCGAGTCGGTGGCCGAGACGATCGCCGAGTTCGGTCTCGACGGCAAATCGGTCTGCCTGGAGATTACCGAAAGCGTTGTGGTGCAAGACATTGAGACCACTCGCATCACGTTGGCCGGACTCAAAGAGGTCGGTGTGCAAATCGCCATCGACGACTTCGGTACCGGATACAGCGTGCTCACCCATCTGAAATCGCTCCCGGTGGACACCCTCAAGATCGACAAGAGCTTCGTTCTCGATCTGGGCACCAATCCCGAAGACCTGGCGATCATCCGCGCCGTCATCGCACTGGCCGAGGCGTTCAACCTCGAACTCGTCGCGGAGGGCGTCGAGTCGCCGACCGCGGCGATGACGCTACTGCAGCACGGCTGCCACCGGGCTCAGGGCTTCCTGTTGTCCCGCCCCATTCCGGCCGATGCCATGGCCGAGTTGTTCGCCAAAGGCGTTATCCCGGTGGACTTCGCCGCTCAGAGCAGGAACTGA
- a CDS encoding TrmH family RNA methyltransferase encodes MTEAGPTEWSTGDPGVGPWDGELPDDPRYDAELLRHGDSRNVVDAYRYWTREAIIADIDRRRHPLHIAIENFGNDANIGAVVRTANAFAVDTVHIVGRRRWNRRGAMVTDRYQRLTHHENTEDLLAFAAGAGLVVVAVDNIPGAVPLETTALPRDCVLVFGQEGPGISEAARDGAAATVSIAQFGSTRSINAAVAAGIAMHAWIRQWADLTQAW; translated from the coding sequence GTGACTGAAGCGGGCCCGACCGAGTGGAGCACCGGGGACCCGGGCGTCGGTCCCTGGGACGGGGAGCTGCCCGACGATCCTCGCTACGACGCGGAACTGTTGCGCCACGGCGATAGTCGCAACGTCGTCGACGCCTACCGCTATTGGACGCGGGAGGCGATCATCGCCGACATCGATCGGCGCAGGCACCCGCTGCACATCGCGATCGAGAACTTCGGAAACGACGCCAACATCGGTGCGGTGGTCCGCACCGCCAACGCGTTCGCCGTCGACACGGTGCACATCGTCGGTCGGCGACGGTGGAACCGGCGCGGGGCCATGGTGACCGACCGCTACCAACGGCTGACCCACCACGAGAACACCGAGGACCTGTTGGCTTTTGCCGCCGGTGCGGGACTTGTCGTCGTCGCGGTGGACAACATCCCGGGCGCTGTGCCGCTGGAAACCACCGCGCTGCCGCGAGATTGCGTGCTGGTGTTCGGCCAGGAGGGACCGGGCATCTCCGAGGCCGCCCGAGACGGGGCGGCGGCCACCGTGTCGATCGCGCAGTTCGGTTCGACGCGCAGCATCAACGCCGCCGTCGCGGCCGGCATCGCGATGCACGCCTGGATCAGGCAATGGGCCGATCTGACGCAGGCTTGGTAG
- a CDS encoding glycoside hydrolase family 76 protein — translation MDQLWANRAASAEAAIAKRHRRRLWGLPGTQLGVVSWPSTRRDRLFGTWHYWWQSHLLDCLVDAQVRDPQATRLAEIKRQIRGHRLRNNGRWTNSYYDDMAWLALALERAQRLAGADRSRALKTLCDQFVTSWVPEDGGGIPWRKQDQFFNAPANGPAGIFLARYDDRLRRAQQMADWIEETLLDPETHLVFDGIKGGSLVRAQYTYCQGVVLGLETELAARTDDDRHSERARRLVAAIAEHMAPDGIVTGAGGGDGGLFAGITARYLALAATDLPGDAAQDTREEARAIVLASAQAAWDNRQSVDGLPLFGPSWGTTAEVPSAGGGQAQFIEGAVNSSQTPERDLSVQLSGWMLMEAAHTVTA, via the coding sequence ATGGACCAGCTGTGGGCGAACCGCGCTGCCAGTGCCGAAGCGGCGATCGCGAAACGCCATCGACGTCGGCTCTGGGGTCTGCCCGGAACACAGCTCGGAGTCGTGAGTTGGCCGTCCACCCGGCGCGACCGGCTCTTCGGCACATGGCATTACTGGTGGCAGTCCCATCTGCTCGACTGCCTGGTCGACGCGCAGGTGCGCGACCCACAGGCCACGCGCCTGGCCGAGATCAAGCGGCAGATCCGCGGCCACCGGCTGCGCAACAACGGTCGCTGGACCAACAGCTACTACGACGACATGGCCTGGCTGGCACTGGCGCTCGAACGCGCGCAACGGCTGGCCGGCGCCGATCGGTCCCGCGCCCTGAAGACGCTGTGCGACCAGTTCGTCACGTCCTGGGTGCCCGAAGACGGCGGCGGAATCCCTTGGCGCAAACAGGATCAGTTCTTCAATGCGCCCGCCAACGGTCCGGCGGGCATCTTCCTGGCCCGCTATGACGACCGGCTGCGCCGGGCGCAGCAGATGGCCGACTGGATCGAGGAAACCCTGCTCGACCCCGAAACCCATCTGGTGTTCGACGGCATCAAGGGTGGCTCGCTGGTGCGCGCTCAGTACACCTACTGTCAGGGCGTCGTGCTGGGGTTGGAGACCGAACTGGCTGCGCGCACCGACGACGACCGGCATTCCGAACGGGCCCGGCGGCTGGTGGCAGCGATTGCCGAACACATGGCACCCGACGGAATCGTGACCGGAGCCGGCGGCGGTGACGGCGGTCTGTTCGCGGGGATCACGGCGCGGTATCTCGCACTTGCGGCGACGGACCTGCCTGGCGACGCGGCCCAGGACACTCGCGAGGAGGCCCGCGCTATCGTGCTGGCCTCGGCTCAGGCCGCGTGGGACAACCGTCAGAGTGTGGACGGCCTGCCGCTGTTCGGCCCCTCCTGGGGCACCACAGCGGAGGTCCCCTCCGCCGGTGGCGGACAGGCACAATTCATCGAGGGGGCGGTGAACTCCTCGCAGACACCCGAGCGGGACCTGTCTGTACAACTCTCGGGTTGGATGTTGATGGAGGCGGCACATACGGTGACAGCGTGA
- the nhaA gene encoding Na+/H+ antiporter NhaA, which translates to MRFGENAAAALLLTFTLLAILWANSPWAHTYSEFWETHVGLSFGNMHGQLTVKELVNDALMAFFFFIVGLEVKAQFTIGELTERSRAVVPVVAAVAGLILPAVIFLLFNPTGDNASAWGVVISTDTAFLVGALAIIAPKYPARLRTFLLTLAVVDDVGALAAIALFYSERIRVIPLVIAVVLFAALIAVRYLPAAIRGIAYSILAVALWLALFNGGVHPTLAGVVVALVIPVFTPERQRVEAAIDVIRAFRQSPNSEYARAATRSLRDSISINERLVTSFGPYVSFGVLPLFALANAGVRLDADTVLAALHSPLTWGVVAGLVLGKLIGITGATWIVQRTGLGRLSPGLTLRRIAGGAALSGIGFTISLFIIDLAITNPRAADLARVGVLAASAIAFALGWAVFRLTDKLSPPVAVGLKLVRDIDPERDHIRGRPDAPLTLVEYGDFECPFCSRATGSIDEVREHFGDELRYVWRHLPLERVHPRSLDAARASEAAALQGKFYDLAAMMFEFQDFLEWQHIYRYADQVGCDIAKFDDDLHSSRVLHRVDDDAQDAELMDLNATPTFFVNGVRHKGPWDAASLIRALEAGRPGS; encoded by the coding sequence ATGCGATTCGGTGAAAACGCCGCTGCGGCCCTACTGCTGACGTTCACCCTGTTGGCCATCCTGTGGGCGAATTCGCCCTGGGCGCACACCTATTCCGAGTTCTGGGAGACGCACGTCGGTCTCAGCTTCGGAAACATGCACGGCCAGCTGACGGTCAAGGAACTCGTCAACGACGCGCTGATGGCGTTCTTCTTCTTCATCGTGGGCCTGGAAGTCAAGGCCCAGTTCACCATCGGTGAACTCACCGAGCGCTCGCGCGCTGTGGTGCCGGTGGTCGCGGCGGTGGCCGGGCTGATCCTGCCCGCGGTGATCTTCCTGCTCTTCAACCCGACTGGCGACAACGCGAGCGCATGGGGTGTGGTGATCTCCACCGACACTGCGTTCCTCGTCGGCGCGCTGGCGATCATCGCACCCAAGTACCCGGCGCGGCTGCGGACCTTCCTACTCACCCTGGCCGTGGTCGACGACGTGGGCGCCCTGGCCGCCATCGCACTGTTCTACTCCGAGCGGATCCGGGTCATCCCGCTGGTGATCGCCGTCGTTCTCTTCGCCGCGCTGATCGCGGTGCGCTACCTTCCCGCGGCAATCCGCGGGATCGCGTATTCGATTCTGGCCGTTGCGTTGTGGCTGGCGCTGTTCAACGGTGGCGTGCACCCGACCCTCGCCGGTGTGGTGGTCGCGCTGGTGATCCCGGTCTTCACACCCGAGCGCCAACGGGTCGAGGCCGCAATCGATGTCATCCGGGCGTTCCGTCAGTCACCGAACTCGGAATACGCCCGCGCCGCCACCCGTAGTCTGCGCGACTCGATCTCGATCAACGAACGACTGGTCACCAGCTTCGGGCCGTACGTGTCGTTCGGTGTGCTGCCGTTGTTCGCGTTGGCCAACGCCGGTGTTCGACTGGACGCCGACACCGTGCTCGCGGCACTGCACTCACCGCTGACGTGGGGTGTGGTGGCAGGTCTGGTGCTGGGCAAGCTGATCGGCATCACCGGCGCCACGTGGATCGTCCAGCGCACCGGGCTCGGCCGGCTCTCCCCGGGATTGACGTTGCGGCGCATCGCCGGCGGCGCAGCGCTGTCCGGAATCGGCTTCACGATCTCGCTGTTCATCATCGACCTGGCGATCACGAATCCGCGCGCGGCCGACTTGGCGCGCGTCGGCGTGCTCGCGGCATCGGCCATCGCATTCGCGTTGGGCTGGGCGGTGTTCCGGCTCACCGACAAGCTCAGCCCGCCGGTTGCGGTCGGGCTCAAGCTGGTGCGCGACATCGACCCGGAACGCGACCACATCCGCGGGCGTCCGGACGCGCCGCTGACCCTGGTCGAGTACGGCGATTTCGAATGCCCCTTCTGCAGCCGGGCCACCGGGTCAATCGACGAAGTCCGTGAGCACTTCGGCGACGAACTTCGTTATGTGTGGCGCCATCTGCCGCTCGAGCGGGTGCATCCGCGGTCCCTCGACGCCGCGCGGGCCAGTGAGGCGGCCGCGCTACAGGGCAAGTTCTACGACCTCGCCGCGATGATGTTCGAGTTCCAGGACTTCCTGGAATGGCAGCACATCTACCGCTATGCCGACCAAGTCGGTTGTGACATAGCCAAATTCGACGACGACCTGCATTCGTCGCGGGTGTTGCACCGCGTTGACGATGACGCCCAGGACGCCGAGCTGATGGACCTCAACGCGACGCCGACATTCTTCGTCAACGGCGTACGGCACAAAGGCCCGTGGGATGCGGCGAGCCTGATCCGCGCCCTGGAAGCCGGCCGCCCCGGGAGTTAG